The Janthinobacterium tructae genome contains the following window.
GTATCGGTGCTCACGTCCCGGTTCCCGGGATTGACCCGACACAATTAGCCTCGCTGTTCAAGGAGCACGAAGGCGGCGTCCTGGGCATGTTCAACATGTTCTCGGGCGGTGCCTTGTCTCGTTTTACAGTGTTTGCGCTGGGTATCATGCCTTATATCTCGGCCTCGATCATCATGCAATTGCTGTCGATCGTGTCACCGCAGATGGAAGCGTTGAAAAAAGAAGGCGAAGCAGGTCGTCGCAAGATCACCCAGTACACCCGGTATTTCACGGTTGCCCTGGCACTGTTCCAAGCGTTAGGCATTGCAGTCGCACTGGAGTCGCAAGCTGGTCTGGTGTTGGAACCTGGTCTTGCATTCCGCTTCGTGACGGTCGTCACTTTGTTGACCGGAACAATGTTTTTGATGTGGTTGGGTGAGCAAATTACCGAGCGCGGCTTGGGGAATGGCATCTCGATCATCATTTTTGCCGGGATTGCAGCAGGTCTGCCGTCGGCGTTGGGTGGCTTGTTCACTCAGGTGTCGAATGGTTCGATCGGCAGCTTCAGCGCGATTTTCATCGTGATCCTGGTAGCACTGGTAACGTACTTCGTTGTATTCGTCGAACGTGGTCAGCGCAAAATATTGGTCAATTACGCGAAGCGCCAGGTAGGCAACAAGATTTATGGCGGTCAAACCAGCCATTTGCCGTTGAAGCTGAACATGGCCGGCGTGATCCCGCCGATCTTTGCTTCTTCGATCATCTTGTTTCCGGCCACTATCGTGGACTGGTTTTCAAAGGGCGCCGACAACGCTAACCCTGCGGTGCGGTTCTTGAAAGATTTGGCAGCATCGATGGGGCCTGGTGAGCCTATCCATGCGCTGTTGTACGCAGTGGCGATCGTGTTTTTCTGTTTCTTCTATACAGCGCTGGTGTTTAACAGCAAGGAAACAGCAGATAACTTGAAGAAAAGCGGTGCGTTCATTCCCGGGATTCGTCCAGGCGAGCAGACAGCCCGTTACATCGACAAGATCCTGACACGCTTGACACTTGCCGGCGCAGTCTACATCACCCTGGTGTGTTTATTGCCGGAATTTATGCAAGCCCAGTGGAAAGTACCATTCTATTTCGGCGGTACTTCTTTATTGATTATTGTAGTTGTCACCATGGATTTCATGGCGCAAGTACAGAACTACGTGATGTCGCAGCAATATGATTCGCTGCTGCGCAAAGCAAATTTCAAGGGCGGAATTCCGACGCGTTAAGCGCGGTAAACATACCGAATGGCAAAAGACGACGTCATACAGATGCAGGGCGAGATTCTTGAGAATCTCCCAAATGCAACATTTCGAGTGAAGCTGGAGAACGGACACGTGGTGCTCGGGCATATTTCAGGTAAAATGCGGATGAACTATATTCGCATTCTCCCTGGAGACAAGGTGACGGTGGAGTTAACGCCGTACGACTTGAGCCGAGCCCGCATTGTGTTCCGTACCAAGTAACACACTGAATCAAACCAAAGAAGCGAAAGAAAGAGCCCAAAAATGAAAGTTCTCGCATCAGTCAAGCGGATCTGCCGCAACTGCAAGATCATCAAGCGCAAAGGCGTAGTCCGCGTAATCTGCGTGGAACCACGTCACAAGCAGCGTCAAGGTTAATCGAGGAATAACAAATGGCACGTATTGCAGGGGTTAATATCCCAAATCATCAGCATACCGTTATCGGCCTGACAGCCATCTACGGTGTGGGCCGTCCACGCGCAGAGAAAATCTGTGCATCGACCGGTGTAGCAACCAACAAAAAGATCAAAGATCTGGATGACAGCGAACTGGAAAAACTGCGCGATGAAGTAGGTAAATTCATCGTCGAAGGCGATCTGCGTCGTGAACTGTCCATGAACATCAAGCGTTTGATGGATCTGGGTTGCTACCGCGGCATGCGTCATCGTAAGGGTCTGCCTTGCCGTGGCCAGCGTACGCGTACGAACGCACGTACCCGCAAGGGACCGCGTAAAGCCGCTCAATCGCTGAAAAAATAATCCGCTAGGGAATAATTATGGCTAAGTCGCAAAATAACGCCGCATCAGCACGCGTGCGTAAAAAAGTTAAAAAGAACGTCGCTGAAGGCATTGCACATGTCCACGCTTCGTTCAATAACACCATCATTACCATCACCGATCGTCAAGGCAATGCCTTGTCGTGGGCTACCTCCGGCGGTGCAGGCTTCAAGGGTTCGCGTAAATCGACCCCGTTCGCAGCGCAGGTCGCCGCGGAAGCCGCTGGTAAAGTGGCTGTTGAGTGTGGCGTCAAGAACCTGGAAGTACGTATCAAGGGCCCAGGTCCTGGTCGTGAGTCCGCTGTTCGCGCGCTGAACAACCTGGGCATCAAGATCACCGAGATCCAGGACGTGACGCCGGTACCGCACAACGGTTGCCGTCCACCGAAACGCCGTCGTATCTAAGATAGTGTTGCAGAGGGCGCTTCGGCGCCAGCTGCTTTTCTATCTGTTGTATTAGTACAGTTGTGTGAAATTGCTGGAGCAGGGAGCCGGAAACGGTTATACTGCCCGGCTGTTCTTGCCTGTCAAATTCCATTTGGCGGGTTTTTCGTTTTCAGCCACCGTCTGATTGAAGCTGAGTCAGACTAGCGCCTAACCGCAGCAGCGTGTTCGATCATGCATGTGGCTGGGGCGTTATCATTAAAAAAAGGAAGTATCGTGGCACGTTATATCGGACCTAAAGCAAAACTCTCCCGCCGTGAAGGTACTGACCTGTTCCTGAAGAGCGCACGTCGCTCGCTCGACAGCAAGTGCAAACTGGACGTCAAACCAGGCCAGCACGGTGTCAAATCCGGCGCCCGCACCTCGGACTACGGTAACCAACTGCGCGAAAAGCAAAAAGTAAAACGCATGTACGGCGTGCTGGAACGTCAATTCCGCCGCTACTTCGCTGAAGCAGACCGTCGTAAAGGCAACACCGGCGAAACGCTGTTGAAGTTGCTGGAAACGCGTCTGGACAACGTTTGCTACCGCATGGGCTTTGGCTCGACCCGCGCTGAAGCGCGTCAATTGGTCAGCCACAAAGCGTTCACCGTGAACGGTATCGTTGTGAACATCGCTTCGTACGCAGTCAAAGTTGGCGACATCGTTGCTGTTCGTGAAAAATCGAAAAAGCAAGTGCGTATCGTTGAAGCACTGTCGCTGGCTGAACAAGTTGGTATGCCTAGCTGGGTTTCGGTTGATGCCAAGAAAATGGAAGGTACCTTCAAGTCCCTGCCAGAGCGTAACGAAATCGCTAACGACGTCAACGAATCGCTGATCGTCGAGCTGTACTCGCGTTAATAGTAGTCAGTAGCAAGATCTCCGCCCACTTTGCTTTTGTAAAGTGGGCGTTTCACTAATGCCATCAGCCTTATCGGTGTAATGAGCCGAGGGTATTGAAAAGGACATTTCATGCAAAACAGTTTGTTGAAGCCACGTATTATCGATGTTGAAGCTCTCGGTGCAGGTCACGCCAAAGTCGTGATGGAACCGTTCGAGCGCGGCTATGGCCACACATTGGGTAACGCGTTGCGCCGCGTTCTGCTGTCGTCGATGGTAGGCTACGCGCCGACCGAAGTGACGATCGCTGGCGTCGTCCACGAATATTCCTCCCTCGATGGCGTGCAAGAAGACGTCGTCGATCTGTTGCTGAACTTGAAGGGTGTGGTTTTCAAAGTCCACAACCGCGATTCGGTAACCCTGACCCTGAAAAAAGAAGGCGAAGGCGCGATCCTGGCCTCCGACATCGACCTGCCGCATGACGTCGAACTGATCAACCCTGACCACGTGATCGCCCACCTGACCGCTGGTGGCAAGCTGGACATGCAGATCAAGGTTGAAAAAGGCCGCGGCTACGTGCCTGGTAACGTGCGTCGCCTGTCGGAAGACACGAACAAGACCATCGGCCGCATCATCCTGGACGCGTCGTTCTCGCCAGTGCGCCGTGTATCGTACTTCGTTGAATCGGCGCGCGTTGAACAACGTACCGACCTGGACAAGCTGATCATCAACATCGAAACCAACGGCGTGATCTCGCCGGAAGAAGCGATCCGCCAGTCGGCCCGCGTCCTGGTGGACCAGTTGAATGTGTTCGCTGCCCTGGAAGGCACGGAAGCTGCCGCCGAAGCGCCATCGCGCGCTCCGCTGGTCGATCCTATCCTGTTGCGTCCAGTCGATGACCTGGAGTTGACCGTGCGTTCGGCGAACTGCCTGAAAGCGGAAAACATCTACTACATCGGCGACCTGATCCAACGTTCGGAAAACGAACTGCTGAAAACGCCAAATCTGGGCCGCAAGTCCCTGAACGAAATCAAGGAAGTGCTGGCATCGCGCGGCTTGACCTTGGGCATGAAGCTGGAAAACTGGCCGCCTGCAGGCCTGGAAAAGTAATTCGTAGTTGTAGCAAACTGCTTGGGACAGGTGTCCCAGGCTTTTATTTTGAAGCACCAAACCGGCCCGCGATGTTGCACTAGCTTCATCGATCGAAGAGCTGGAATTTAAACACTCACCGAAAGGATTTATCATGCGTCACGGTCACGGCCTCCGTAAACTGAATCGTACCTCGTCCCACCGTCTGGCAATGCTGCGCAACATGACAGTATCGCTGCTGCGTCACGAAGCGATCAAAACCACCCTGCCAAAAGCAAAAGAACTGCGCCGCGTTGTCGAGCCAATTCTGACCTTGGGCAAAACTGACTGCCTGGCAAACAAGCGTCTGGCCTTCAACCGCCTGCGCGATCGTGAAATGGTCTTGAAGCTGTTCGCTGAACTGGGCCCACGTTACGCTAACCGTAACGGCGGCTATGTGCGCATCCTGAAAATGGGTTTCCGCGTAGGCGATAACGCTCCTATGGCGTTCGTCGAACTGATGGATCGTCCAGACACGACCGAAGCAGTTGAAATCGCTGGCGAGTAATCCCGCCAGTTGTATCTGAGAAAGCCAGGCCTAGCCTGGCTTTTTTGTTTTCTGCTGCAGTCATTCTTACCGCAGTGTACTATTCTCCTTTCGCGCCGGCCCGGCACACGCGCTGCCTGCTCCGCGCGTCCTCTGTCGAATGGTCGAAAAGGTAGTTCATGTCCCGTCTCCTCTCCAGCGCCACCGCGCGCGCCGCGCCACGCCATCCTTTGCTCACCTGGTTTGCTGCCTGTTGCTTCCTGTTGATCGCCGTTTTTGGCGCCGGCCATGCCCGTGCCGACGATGAGTTCCTCGATCCCGAGCTGGCCTTCAAATTTTCCGCCCGCATGCAGGATCCGTCCACCATCGCCGTCACCTATGTGATTGCCGATGGTTACTACATGTACCATGAGCGCTTCAAGTTCGACGCCGTGGGTGCCAAACTGGGCACGCCCGTGTATCCGGCTGGCAAGGTCAAGTTTGACGACACTTTCCAGAAAAACGTGGAAACGTTCCGCAAGACGCTGACCATCACGATTCCAGTGCAGGCCGCTGGCGCGTTCACCCTGAAGGCGACGGGGCAGGGCTGTTCCGACAAGGGCCTGTGCTATGCGCCGCAGGATGCGACGGCCCAGCTGGTGGGCGGTGGCGGTGGCCAGAGCGTGGCGCCCGGCACGGGTCTGCCGTCGAAATTCGCCTTGCCGGCCGCGC
Protein-coding sequences here:
- the secY gene encoding preprotein translocase subunit SecY; the encoded protein is MATNPQLAKSAAAGFPWGRLWFLLGALVVYRIGAHVPVPGIDPTQLASLFKEHEGGVLGMFNMFSGGALSRFTVFALGIMPYISASIIMQLLSIVSPQMEALKKEGEAGRRKITQYTRYFTVALALFQALGIAVALESQAGLVLEPGLAFRFVTVVTLLTGTMFLMWLGEQITERGLGNGISIIIFAGIAAGLPSALGGLFTQVSNGSIGSFSAIFIVILVALVTYFVVFVERGQRKILVNYAKRQVGNKIYGGQTSHLPLKLNMAGVIPPIFASSIILFPATIVDWFSKGADNANPAVRFLKDLAASMGPGEPIHALLYAVAIVFFCFFYTALVFNSKETADNLKKSGAFIPGIRPGEQTARYIDKILTRLTLAGAVYITLVCLLPEFMQAQWKVPFYFGGTSLLIIVVVTMDFMAQVQNYVMSQQYDSLLRKANFKGGIPTR
- the infA gene encoding translation initiation factor IF-1, translating into MAKDDVIQMQGEILENLPNATFRVKLENGHVVLGHISGKMRMNYIRILPGDKVTVELTPYDLSRARIVFRTK
- the rpmJ gene encoding 50S ribosomal protein L36; the encoded protein is MKVLASVKRICRNCKIIKRKGVVRVICVEPRHKQRQG
- the rpsM gene encoding 30S ribosomal protein S13; the protein is MARIAGVNIPNHQHTVIGLTAIYGVGRPRAEKICASTGVATNKKIKDLDDSELEKLRDEVGKFIVEGDLRRELSMNIKRLMDLGCYRGMRHRKGLPCRGQRTRTNARTRKGPRKAAQSLKK
- the rpsK gene encoding 30S ribosomal protein S11 yields the protein MAKSQNNAASARVRKKVKKNVAEGIAHVHASFNNTIITITDRQGNALSWATSGGAGFKGSRKSTPFAAQVAAEAAGKVAVECGVKNLEVRIKGPGPGRESAVRALNNLGIKITEIQDVTPVPHNGCRPPKRRRI
- the rpsD gene encoding 30S ribosomal protein S4 codes for the protein MARYIGPKAKLSRREGTDLFLKSARRSLDSKCKLDVKPGQHGVKSGARTSDYGNQLREKQKVKRMYGVLERQFRRYFAEADRRKGNTGETLLKLLETRLDNVCYRMGFGSTRAEARQLVSHKAFTVNGIVVNIASYAVKVGDIVAVREKSKKQVRIVEALSLAEQVGMPSWVSVDAKKMEGTFKSLPERNEIANDVNESLIVELYSR
- a CDS encoding DNA-directed RNA polymerase subunit alpha, with translation MQNSLLKPRIIDVEALGAGHAKVVMEPFERGYGHTLGNALRRVLLSSMVGYAPTEVTIAGVVHEYSSLDGVQEDVVDLLLNLKGVVFKVHNRDSVTLTLKKEGEGAILASDIDLPHDVELINPDHVIAHLTAGGKLDMQIKVEKGRGYVPGNVRRLSEDTNKTIGRIILDASFSPVRRVSYFVESARVEQRTDLDKLIINIETNGVISPEEAIRQSARVLVDQLNVFAALEGTEAAAEAPSRAPLVDPILLRPVDDLELTVRSANCLKAENIYYIGDLIQRSENELLKTPNLGRKSLNEIKEVLASRGLTLGMKLENWPPAGLEK
- the rplQ gene encoding 50S ribosomal protein L17 → MRHGHGLRKLNRTSSHRLAMLRNMTVSLLRHEAIKTTLPKAKELRRVVEPILTLGKTDCLANKRLAFNRLRDREMVLKLFAELGPRYANRNGGYVRILKMGFRVGDNAPMAFVELMDRPDTTEAVEIAGE